The Xanthomonas sp. DAR 34887 genome has a segment encoding these proteins:
- a CDS encoding alpha/beta hydrolase: protein MNRMVATTLVCAFLAGCSSYGQQRTQRTICHEASSLSGECKGAEFIVLDGDGTAPAPALAFVEFDQNGTPYDPASIDDVIGKIATASAQPPQRQLLVVFIHGWNHNAAQSDGNVIAFKAFLRQLQAQEQVLAVGKRRAVVGVYLGWQAKASDNSLLELLSYRDKKELGLTTGVQGVRGVLERLATLRRAAPESRLVLIGHSFGGGVLFTAVKDRIVAAIADPQAPRQKAYGDLVILLNPAIEAEQFVALHQTVAQTTFPACEPLAMASFTSDADTALSREFPRGMRLFYPQRLAVASADEAERITTPYGLYAPFSHYRLRVLPDATAQTALTPAAFTAAARTWGGFRAGTGAFALGGIALAPNAAPAPQPWVPLLNVRVDKALIQEHNAIWDPRFAYFIRGLVGMEFAKGDACR from the coding sequence ATGAACCGAATGGTGGCGACAACACTGGTATGCGCGTTTCTGGCCGGCTGCAGCAGCTACGGCCAGCAGCGCACGCAGCGGACGATTTGCCACGAGGCCTCGTCGCTGAGCGGCGAGTGCAAGGGGGCAGAGTTCATCGTGCTGGACGGCGACGGCACGGCACCGGCGCCGGCGCTGGCCTTCGTCGAGTTCGACCAGAACGGTACGCCCTACGATCCAGCGTCCATCGACGATGTCATCGGCAAGATCGCCACGGCCTCGGCGCAGCCGCCGCAGCGCCAGCTGCTGGTGGTGTTCATCCATGGCTGGAACCACAACGCGGCACAGAGCGACGGCAATGTCATCGCCTTCAAGGCCTTCCTGCGCCAGTTGCAGGCGCAAGAACAGGTGTTGGCGGTGGGCAAGCGGCGTGCGGTGGTCGGCGTGTACCTGGGGTGGCAGGCCAAGGCCTCGGACAACAGCCTGCTCGAACTGCTTTCGTACCGGGACAAAAAGGAGCTGGGGCTGACCACCGGCGTGCAGGGCGTGCGCGGCGTGCTGGAGCGCCTGGCCACACTGCGCCGCGCTGCGCCGGAAAGCCGCCTGGTGCTGATCGGGCACAGCTTCGGCGGTGGCGTGCTGTTCACCGCGGTCAAGGACCGCATCGTCGCCGCCATCGCCGATCCGCAGGCGCCCAGGCAGAAGGCGTATGGCGATCTGGTGATCCTGCTCAATCCGGCGATCGAGGCCGAGCAGTTCGTGGCGCTGCACCAGACGGTCGCGCAGACCACGTTCCCTGCCTGCGAGCCGCTGGCGATGGCCAGCTTCACCTCGGACGCCGACACCGCGCTGTCCAGGGAATTCCCGCGCGGCATGCGCCTGTTCTATCCGCAGCGGCTGGCGGTGGCGAGCGCGGACGAAGCGGAACGGATCACCACGCCGTACGGTCTGTATGCGCCATTTTCCCACTATCGGCTGCGTGTGTTGCCGGATGCGACGGCGCAAACCGCGCTGACCCCGGCGGCGTTCACCGCGGCGGCGCGCACCTGGGGTGGCTTCAGGGCCGGGACCGGCGCGTTCGCGCTGGGCGGAATCGCGTTGGCGCCCAACGCGGCGCCGGCGCCGCAGCCATGGGTGCCGCTGTTGAACGTGCGCGTGGACAAGGCGCTGATCCAGGAACACAACGCGATCTGGGATCCCAGGTTCGCCTATTTCATCCGCGGCCTGGTCGGCATGGAATTCGCCAAGGGCGACGCCTGCCGGTGA
- a CDS encoding TonB-dependent receptor plug domain-containing protein, protein MKHRPLPLASAILLALASGTSVAQQDPAPKTLDNIIVTGTRIADRTVAESQSPIDIIGPESLQATGASDLGSALGKLLPSLNFPRPAINDGNDALRPATLRGLSPDAVLVLVDGKRYHTTSLVNYNPSVGRGSAPADLNSIPMSAIARIEVLRDGASAQYGSDAIAGVINIVLKHGAKPGSNSVSVNGGIMDKGDGAQNGVDGSYGLAFGGASDGEAPGWVRLSWNYQNAMNTNRAENTDKATTLPGADNPSGIPYQRYGDPAVKTYQGLLSFGYALTPRIDLYGYANFSRREVVSNGYYRAWDNSDRNVQAIYPNGFLPQIYNPSNDRAAVLGLKGSTDSDWSWDVSADYGENDVTFNLLNTINTNLYWTTGASPTRFNAGGFRNRQGVLNADFSKSLDWGLAYPVNLAFGAEYRQDKYAVRAGSPDSYFFDPTTINPDTGSAYPGGSQVFPGLSPAVAGDFERHSKAVYADLEADLSERLSGGLAARYEDYSDAGSTRSGKLSARYQLSDAFALRGTISNGFRAPSLAQQNYASVVTLLQNGQLTQIGTYRTSDPVAIALGAKPLTPEKSSNYSIGAVWQAGTDFSSTVDLYQIRIWDQILYSDQLSLAVPIGQVTAVQFFVNGATTRTRGVDWVNNYLLDLEQAGRLNLSLSANYNKTEILEVSDPNFRRASQGLLTDATPRTKYVLSAEWTLAGWSVRGDATRYGAVTRRGDNDDGSQDQTFAARWLLNLSTSYTWRDLTFSVGADNLTNQYPTRSAPNNIYEDRPSGLQYSSLSPFGFNGRYWFGRVSYRF, encoded by the coding sequence ATGAAGCATCGCCCGCTCCCCCTGGCCAGCGCCATCCTGCTCGCCCTCGCCTCCGGCACCAGCGTCGCCCAGCAGGACCCCGCGCCCAAGACCCTGGACAACATCATCGTCACCGGCACCCGCATCGCCGACCGCACGGTGGCCGAATCGCAATCGCCGATCGATATCATCGGCCCGGAATCGCTGCAGGCGACCGGCGCCAGCGACCTGGGCAGTGCGTTGGGCAAGCTGCTGCCGTCGCTGAACTTCCCGCGCCCGGCGATCAACGACGGCAACGATGCACTGCGCCCGGCGACCCTGCGCGGCCTGTCACCCGATGCGGTGCTGGTGCTGGTGGACGGCAAGCGCTACCACACCACCTCGCTGGTCAACTACAACCCGTCGGTCGGCCGCGGCTCGGCGCCGGCCGATCTCAATTCGATCCCGATGTCGGCGATCGCGCGCATCGAGGTGCTGCGCGACGGGGCCTCCGCGCAGTACGGCTCCGATGCGATCGCCGGGGTGATCAACATCGTGCTCAAGCACGGCGCCAAGCCCGGCAGCAACAGCGTCTCGGTCAACGGCGGCATCATGGACAAGGGCGACGGCGCGCAAAACGGCGTGGACGGCTCGTACGGGCTGGCCTTCGGCGGCGCCAGCGACGGCGAAGCGCCCGGCTGGGTGCGGCTGTCCTGGAACTACCAGAACGCCATGAACACCAACCGCGCCGAGAACACCGACAAGGCCACCACCCTGCCCGGCGCCGACAATCCCAGCGGCATCCCCTACCAGCGCTACGGCGACCCCGCGGTCAAGACCTACCAGGGCCTGCTCAGCTTCGGCTATGCGCTGACCCCGCGCATCGACCTGTACGGCTATGCCAATTTCAGCCGCCGCGAGGTGGTGTCCAACGGCTACTACCGCGCCTGGGACAACAGCGACCGCAACGTGCAGGCGATCTATCCCAACGGCTTCCTGCCGCAGATCTACAACCCGTCCAACGACCGCGCCGCGGTGCTCGGCCTGAAGGGCAGCACCGACAGCGACTGGAGCTGGGACGTCTCCGCCGACTACGGCGAGAACGACGTGACCTTCAACCTGCTCAACACCATCAACACCAATCTGTACTGGACCACCGGCGCCTCGCCCACCCGCTTCAATGCCGGCGGCTTCCGCAATCGGCAGGGCGTGCTCAATGCGGACTTCAGCAAATCCTTGGACTGGGGCCTGGCCTATCCGGTCAACCTGGCCTTCGGCGCCGAATACCGGCAGGACAAATACGCGGTCCGCGCCGGCTCGCCGGACTCCTACTTCTTCGACCCGACCACGATCAATCCGGACACCGGTAGCGCCTATCCCGGCGGCTCGCAGGTGTTCCCCGGCCTGTCGCCGGCGGTGGCCGGCGACTTCGAGCGGCACAGCAAGGCGGTCTATGCCGATCTGGAGGCCGACCTGAGCGAGAGACTCTCCGGCGGCCTGGCCGCGCGTTACGAGGACTACAGCGATGCCGGCTCCACCCGCTCCGGCAAGCTGTCGGCGCGCTACCAGCTCAGCGACGCCTTCGCCCTGCGCGGCACCATCTCCAACGGCTTCCGCGCGCCGTCGCTGGCGCAGCAGAACTACGCTTCGGTGGTGACCCTGCTGCAGAACGGGCAACTGACCCAGATCGGCACCTACCGCACCTCCGACCCGGTGGCCATCGCGCTCGGCGCCAAACCGCTGACCCCGGAAAAATCCAGCAACTACAGCATCGGCGCGGTGTGGCAGGCCGGCACCGACTTCAGCTCCACCGTGGACCTGTACCAGATCCGCATCTGGGACCAGATCCTGTATTCGGACCAGCTGTCGCTGGCCGTGCCGATCGGGCAGGTCACCGCGGTGCAGTTCTTCGTCAACGGCGCGACCACCCGGACCCGCGGCGTCGACTGGGTGAACAACTATCTGCTCGATCTGGAGCAGGCCGGCAGGCTCAACCTGAGCCTGAGCGCCAACTACAACAAGACCGAGATCCTGGAGGTCTCCGATCCCAACTTCCGGCGCGCCAGCCAGGGCCTGCTGACCGACGCCACCCCGCGCACCAAGTACGTGCTCAGCGCCGAATGGACCCTTGCCGGCTGGAGCGTGCGCGGCGATGCCACCCGCTACGGCGCGGTCACCCGCCGCGGCGACAACGACGACGGCAGCCAGGACCAGACCTTCGCCGCACGCTGGCTGTTGAACCTGTCCACCAGCTACACCTGGCGCGACCTCACCTTCAGCGTGGGCGCGGACAACCTCACCAACCAGTATCCGACCCGTTCGGCGCCGAACAACATCTACGAGGATCGCCCCAGCGGCCTGCAGTACTCGTCGCTATCCCCGTTCGGCTTCAACGGCCGCTACTGGTTCGGCCGCGTGAGCTACCGCTTCTAG
- a CDS encoding ABC-F family ATP-binding cassette domain-containing protein, producing MISLRNFAMRRGERLLLSNVDLTLHAGYRVGVVGRNGTGKSSLFAAIRGELEADKGDVELPGKLRTASVAQETPSLPDPALDFVLGGDTEVAAALQAEAAALAAEDWEAVAAAHVRLEEVGGYDGTARAGKLLHGLGFPAATHSRPVKDFSGGWRVRLNLARALMMPSDLLLLDEPTNHLDMDAVLWLEQWLLKYPGTLLLISHDREFLDNVATHTLHLHGGGAKLYVGGYTDFERQRTEQLRQQQIAHEKEQAERAHLQSFIDRFKAQASKASQAQSRMKRLAKMAGTEAVRAEREFRIEFAQPNRLPHSLIRLNHADCGYGSEVILRQAGFGLEAGDRIGLLGPNGAGKSTLVKSLVGEIPLLSGERSAHPDLRIGYFAQHTVESLHEGQSPIDHFREISPDASIQAFRDFLGKWNFPGDRAFEVVDGFSGGERARLALSLIAWQQPNVLLLDEPTNHLDLEMREALAEALSDFDGAIVMVSHDRHLIGLVCDTFWRVADGVVEPFDGDLDEYAAWLRSRPAAQGTKQKMAEAAPTPPPPVKPLPAKKPPNPHKLAAAEKRVGELEAALAELDRQLADPRHYADAEKMAVLGRDREATAQQLAQAEQGWMELIEGA from the coding sequence GTGATTTCCCTCAGAAACTTCGCCATGCGCCGCGGCGAGCGGCTGCTGTTGTCCAACGTCGACCTCACCTTGCATGCCGGCTACCGCGTGGGCGTGGTGGGACGCAACGGCACCGGCAAGTCCAGCCTGTTCGCGGCGATCCGCGGCGAGCTGGAGGCGGACAAGGGCGATGTGGAGCTGCCCGGCAAGCTGCGTACCGCCAGCGTCGCCCAGGAAACGCCGTCGCTGCCGGATCCGGCCCTGGACTTCGTGCTCGGCGGCGACACCGAGGTGGCCGCGGCGCTGCAGGCCGAGGCCGCCGCGCTGGCCGCCGAGGACTGGGAGGCGGTGGCCGCAGCGCACGTACGCTTGGAGGAGGTCGGCGGCTACGACGGCACCGCGCGCGCTGGCAAGCTGCTGCACGGCCTGGGCTTCCCGGCGGCGACGCATTCGCGTCCGGTCAAGGATTTCTCCGGCGGCTGGCGGGTGCGGCTGAACCTGGCGCGGGCGCTGATGATGCCCTCCGACCTGCTGCTGCTCGATGAGCCGACCAACCACCTGGACATGGACGCGGTGCTGTGGCTGGAGCAGTGGCTGCTGAAGTACCCGGGCACCCTGCTGCTGATCAGCCACGACCGCGAATTCCTCGATAACGTCGCCACCCACACCCTGCATCTGCATGGCGGTGGCGCCAAGCTGTACGTCGGCGGCTACACCGATTTCGAGCGCCAGCGCACCGAGCAGCTGCGCCAGCAGCAGATCGCGCACGAGAAGGAACAGGCCGAGCGCGCCCACCTGCAGAGCTTCATCGACCGCTTCAAGGCGCAGGCCAGCAAGGCCAGCCAGGCGCAGAGCCGGATGAAGCGGCTGGCGAAGATGGCCGGCACCGAGGCGGTGCGCGCCGAGCGCGAGTTCCGCATCGAGTTCGCGCAGCCCAACCGCCTGCCGCATTCGCTGATCCGGCTCAACCATGCCGACTGCGGCTACGGCAGCGAGGTGATCCTGCGCCAGGCCGGGTTCGGCCTGGAAGCGGGCGATCGCATCGGCCTGCTCGGCCCTAACGGCGCCGGCAAGTCGACCCTGGTCAAGAGCCTGGTCGGCGAGATTCCGCTGCTCAGCGGCGAGCGCAGCGCGCACCCGGACCTGCGCATCGGCTACTTCGCCCAGCACACGGTGGAGTCGCTGCACGAAGGGCAGTCGCCGATCGACCATTTCCGCGAGATTTCCCCGGACGCGTCGATCCAGGCGTTCCGCGATTTCCTGGGCAAGTGGAACTTCCCCGGCGACCGCGCGTTCGAAGTGGTGGACGGCTTCTCCGGTGGCGAGCGCGCGCGCCTGGCGCTGTCGCTGATCGCCTGGCAGCAGCCGAACGTGCTGCTGCTGGACGAGCCGACCAACCATTTGGACCTGGAGATGCGCGAGGCGCTGGCCGAGGCGCTGAGCGACTTCGACGGCGCGATCGTGATGGTCTCGCACGACCGCCACCTGATCGGCTTGGTCTGCGACACCTTCTGGCGCGTGGCCGATGGCGTGGTCGAGCCGTTTGACGGCGACTTGGACGAATACGCGGCATGGCTGCGCAGCCGCCCCGCCGCGCAGGGCACCAAGCAGAAGATGGCCGAGGCCGCGCCGACCCCGCCGCCGCCGGTCAAGCCGCTGCCGGCGAAGAAGCCGCCGAACCCGCACAAGCTGGCCGCCGCCGAGAAGCGCGTCGGCGAACTGGAAGCGGCGCTGGCCGAGCTCGACCGCCAGCTCGCCGATCCCAGGCATTACGCCGACGCGGAAAAGATGGCGGTGCTGGGCCGCGACCGCGAAGCCACCGCGCAGCAGCTGGCGCAGGCCGAGCAGGGGTGGATGGAGTTGATCGAGGGCGCGTAG
- a CDS encoding YcxB family protein — protein sequence MISGIISVDDYLAAQRLHTRHQLRRALAVLTVALLVGLVLVLSLPSKATVFGAMLIGGGGGGLIGLGITRAWILPRKVRRLHAQQATLRHVITYAWDETEIEVSWAGGRTRHPWTDYVRYRENAQLLLLYHNDLLFELVPMSWFTDDAQREAFRRLATRVGTAARAA from the coding sequence GTGATCAGCGGCATCATCAGTGTGGACGACTATCTGGCCGCGCAACGCCTGCACACCCGCCACCAGCTGCGGCGCGCCTTGGCGGTGCTGACGGTTGCCTTGCTGGTCGGGCTGGTGCTGGTGCTGTCGTTGCCGTCCAAGGCCACGGTGTTCGGCGCCATGCTGATCGGCGGAGGCGGCGGTGGGTTGATCGGCCTTGGCATCACGCGCGCGTGGATACTGCCGCGCAAGGTGCGGCGCCTGCATGCGCAGCAGGCCACGCTGCGGCATGTCATCACCTATGCCTGGGATGAGACCGAGATCGAGGTCTCGTGGGCGGGTGGACGGACGCGCCATCCCTGGACCGACTATGTCCGCTATCGCGAGAACGCGCAGCTGCTGTTGCTGTACCACAACGACCTGCTGTTCGAGCTGGTGCCCATGTCGTGGTTCACCGATGACGCCCAGCGGGAAGCGTTTCGGCGCCTGGCCACGCGGGTGGGAACCGCTGCCCGCGCCGCATAG